One window of the Eucalyptus grandis isolate ANBG69807.140 chromosome 8, ASM1654582v1, whole genome shotgun sequence genome contains the following:
- the LOC104414409 gene encoding transcription factor MYB13, translating into MSWVAMTGNFGWGSNSMEEAWRKGPWTAEEDKLLIEYVKLHGEGRWNSVARLTGLKRNGKSCRLRWVNYLRPDLKRGQITPQEESVILELHARWGNRWSTIARSLPGRTDNEIKNYWRTHFKNKAKASPTNPERSKAARLLRRQQFHHHQQQQQQQHQQMQQQQQQQLPQLQQHPQLTQVDMKSIWSLLEENDHHRVPYTPQIRPEIAGAYPNSSGYDQCLFYSVFNANNASLPEASSSTSTDEDVLWDGLWTMEDVHGINCGAPYATSKASMHNLVAPFC; encoded by the exons ATGTCTTGGGTAGCAATGACGGGGAACTTTGGGTGGGGCTCAAACTCCATGGAAGAGGCGTGGAGGAAAGGTCCCTGGACTGCTGAGGAAGACAAGTTACTCATTGAGTATGTGAAGTTGCATGGGGAAGGAAGATGGAATTCTGTAGCTAGGCTCACAG GGCTCAAGAGGAATGGGAAGAGCTGTAGATTGAGGTGGGTGAATTACTTGAGGCCTGACCTGAAGAGAGGTCAGATAACCCCTCAAGAAGAGAGCGTCATCCTAGAGCTCCACGCTAGGTGGGGAAACAG aTGGTCAACAATTGCAAGAAGCTTGCCAGGGAGGACAGACAATGAGATCAAGAACTACTGGAGGACACATTTCAAGAACAAGGCCAAGGCCTCTCCCACCAACCCCGAGAGATCGAAAGCGGCGCGTCTCCTGCGTCGCCaacaatttcatcatcatcagcaacagcagcagcagcaacatcaGCAAATgcaacagcagcaacaacagcaGCTGCCCCAACTGCAGCAGCATCCGCAACTGACTCAGGTCGACATGAAGAGCATCTGGTCCCTGCTCGAAGAAAACGACCACCACAGAGTCCCGTATACACCCCAAATCCGACCGGAGATTGCAGGGGCCTACCCCAATAGCTCTGGCTATGATCAGTGTTTGTTCTACTCTGTTTTCAATGCCAATAATGCTTCCCTTCCTGAGGCCTCATCATCAACATCTACAGATGAGGATGTGTTGTGGGATGGCCTGTGGACCATGGAAGATGTGCATGGGATCAACTGCGGTGCTCCGTATGCAACGAGCAAAGCCTCTATGCACAATCTGGTCGCTCCCTTCTGTTAA
- the LOC104414406 gene encoding probable folate-biopterin transporter 8, chloroplastic isoform X1, with amino-acid sequence MICSSVLAEKPSMAVATCKMLKPPPKPSPFCSRPILCTQNKNPNTVNEPSKPRLTIATPILVIPSQVSVRRSKKKRGGEARRDSSQVGGQHMLGLCGFGYWVQGFRCFPWLALNFHMAYNLKLPPSTLQLVQNSGNLPMVVKPLYGILSDAIYVGGSHRLPYISAGVLLQILSWGPLALIPLAREALPNLMACVLLSNIGASISEVAMDALVAEYGQKHNLRGLQSYAFMASAAGGILGNLLGGYILLRTPPKTMFFIFSSLLSLQFAMSLMTKEASLGVSQPSVNTLKKKSILLSIRNQFSDLLRAVREESISGPLTWIVLSIATVPILSGSIFCFQTQCLHLDPTVIGMSRVIGQLLLLFTSILFDRFWKNVSMRRLIGVVQVLYAGSLLLDLVLVRQINLKLGIPNDVFSLCFSGLAETIAQFKLLPFSVLFANLCPRGCEGSLTSFLASALCLSSIVSGFLGVGLASLIRITSGDYSSMPVGILIQFLVALLPLAWIHLLPTSLDTVEKDRKRGLSKRRRRNRRVGRVVFGSVISYRRERDSETLR; translated from the exons atgATTTGTTCGTCAGTTTTGGCGGAGAAACCGTCCATGGCGGTCGCCACTTGCAAGATGCTAAAACCTCCGCCAAAGCCATCGCCTTTTTGTTCCAGACCTATCCTCTGTACTCAGAACAAGAACCCCAACACCGTGAACGAGCCGTCAAAGCCAAGACTGACCATCGCCACCCCTATCCTGGTGATCCCAAGTCAAGTCTCCGTGAGGagatcaaagaaaaagaggggaggggaggCAAGGAGGGATTCTTCTCAAGTGGGTGGTCAGCATATGCTTGGCCTGTGTGGTTTTGGGTATTGGGTCCAGGGCTTCAGGTGCTTCCCTTGGTTGGCCTTGAATTTCCACATGGCTTACAATCTCAAGCTGCCTCCCTCAACCTTGCAGCTTGTGCAGAATTCTGGGAATCTGCCGATGGTGGTCAAGCCTCTGTATGGGATCTTGTCTGATGCTATTTACGTTGGTGGTTCTCACAGGCTGCCATATATTTCAGCGGGAG TGCTTCTACAGATTCTGTCTTGGGGACCACTGGCATTGATCCCTCTTGCTCGTGAAGCTCTTCCAAACCTCATGGCATGTGTTCTTCTCAGCAATATAGGTGCATCTATTAGTGAAGTTGCTATGGATGCTCTTGTTGCAGAGTATGGCCAGAAACACAACTTACGTGGTCTCCAGTCTTATGCATTCATGGCTTCAGCAGCTGGTGGAATCCTTGGAAACTTGTTAGGTGGATATATTCTTCTTAGAACACCACCAAAGACCATGTTCTTCATATTTTCATCCCTTCTTTCCCTTCAGTTTGCCATGTCATTGATGACAAAAGAAGCATCTCTTGGAGTATCTCAGCCATCAGTTAACACTCTAAAAAAGAAGTCGATCTTGCTTAGCATTAGAAATCAATTCTCAGACTTGTTAAGGGCAGTTCGTGAAGAGAGTATTTCCGGCCCTCTTACTTGGATCGTGCTTTCTATCGCGACGGTGCCAATTCTGTCTGGTTCGATTTTCTGCTTTCAAACTCAATGTCTGCATCTTGATCCTACAGTTATCGGGATGTCACGTGTGATAGGCCAGTTGCTCCTGCTTTTCACGTCAATACTTTTTGACCGGTTCTGGAAAAATGTTTCAATGAGGAGATTAATTGGAGTGGTGCAGGTTCTTTATGCAGGCTCACTTCTTCTAGACCTAGTTCTGGTGAGGCAGATCAATCTGAAGTTGGGAATTCCCAATGATGTGTTCTCCCTATGTTTTTCTGGTCTAGCGGAGACAATTGCACAGTTTAAGCTCCTTCCGTTCTCAGTGCTGTTTGCGAATTTATGTCCACGGGGTTGTGAAGGATCCTTGACATCTTTCTTAGCATCGGCCTTGTGTTTGTCGTCAATAGTTAGCGGGTTTCTGGGTGTTGGATTAGCATCACTTATCAGGATCACCTCTGGTGATTACTCAAGCATGCCTGTGGGGATTCTGATACAGTTTTTGGTGGCTTTGCTGCCCCTGGCGTGGATTCATCTTTTGCCCACGTCACTAGATACTGTTGAGAAGGACAGAAAAAGAGGCTTGAGTAAAAGAAGACGAAGAAACAGAAGAGTCGGACGAGTGGTGTTTGGCTCAGTAATATCTTACCGGCGTGAGAGAGATTCTGAGACATTGAGATAG
- the LOC104414406 gene encoding probable folate-biopterin transporter 8, chloroplastic isoform X2, whose amino-acid sequence MGSCLMLFTLVVLTGCHIFQREILSWGPLALIPLAREALPNLMACVLLSNIGASISEVAMDALVAEYGQKHNLRGLQSYAFMASAAGGILGNLLGGYILLRTPPKTMFFIFSSLLSLQFAMSLMTKEASLGVSQPSVNTLKKKSILLSIRNQFSDLLRAVREESISGPLTWIVLSIATVPILSGSIFCFQTQCLHLDPTVIGMSRVIGQLLLLFTSILFDRFWKNVSMRRLIGVVQVLYAGSLLLDLVLVRQINLKLGIPNDVFSLCFSGLAETIAQFKLLPFSVLFANLCPRGCEGSLTSFLASALCLSSIVSGFLGVGLASLIRITSGDYSSMPVGILIQFLVALLPLAWIHLLPTSLDTVEKDRKRGLSKRRRRNRRVGRVVFGSVISYRRERDSETLR is encoded by the exons ATGGGATCTTGTCTGATGCTATTTACGTTGGTGGTTCTCACAGGCTGCCATATATTTCAGCGGGAG ATTCTGTCTTGGGGACCACTGGCATTGATCCCTCTTGCTCGTGAAGCTCTTCCAAACCTCATGGCATGTGTTCTTCTCAGCAATATAGGTGCATCTATTAGTGAAGTTGCTATGGATGCTCTTGTTGCAGAGTATGGCCAGAAACACAACTTACGTGGTCTCCAGTCTTATGCATTCATGGCTTCAGCAGCTGGTGGAATCCTTGGAAACTTGTTAGGTGGATATATTCTTCTTAGAACACCACCAAAGACCATGTTCTTCATATTTTCATCCCTTCTTTCCCTTCAGTTTGCCATGTCATTGATGACAAAAGAAGCATCTCTTGGAGTATCTCAGCCATCAGTTAACACTCTAAAAAAGAAGTCGATCTTGCTTAGCATTAGAAATCAATTCTCAGACTTGTTAAGGGCAGTTCGTGAAGAGAGTATTTCCGGCCCTCTTACTTGGATCGTGCTTTCTATCGCGACGGTGCCAATTCTGTCTGGTTCGATTTTCTGCTTTCAAACTCAATGTCTGCATCTTGATCCTACAGTTATCGGGATGTCACGTGTGATAGGCCAGTTGCTCCTGCTTTTCACGTCAATACTTTTTGACCGGTTCTGGAAAAATGTTTCAATGAGGAGATTAATTGGAGTGGTGCAGGTTCTTTATGCAGGCTCACTTCTTCTAGACCTAGTTCTGGTGAGGCAGATCAATCTGAAGTTGGGAATTCCCAATGATGTGTTCTCCCTATGTTTTTCTGGTCTAGCGGAGACAATTGCACAGTTTAAGCTCCTTCCGTTCTCAGTGCTGTTTGCGAATTTATGTCCACGGGGTTGTGAAGGATCCTTGACATCTTTCTTAGCATCGGCCTTGTGTTTGTCGTCAATAGTTAGCGGGTTTCTGGGTGTTGGATTAGCATCACTTATCAGGATCACCTCTGGTGATTACTCAAGCATGCCTGTGGGGATTCTGATACAGTTTTTGGTGGCTTTGCTGCCCCTGGCGTGGATTCATCTTTTGCCCACGTCACTAGATACTGTTGAGAAGGACAGAAAAAGAGGCTTGAGTAAAAGAAGACGAAGAAACAGAAGAGTCGGACGAGTGGTGTTTGGCTCAGTAATATCTTACCGGCGTGAGAGAGATTCTGAGACATTGAGATAG
- the LOC104414407 gene encoding pentatricopeptide repeat-containing protein At3g12770 — translation MISFSGRQTLRNITSRCFSKAILADSPCSSSTLLHSIQLCIEDGSLRLTRQSHARVLVDGFAGNPYLGTKLMSAYAACKSVRDSKLVFDSFDDKSVYLWNTLINGYAKSRAYEVAFEVFDQMCRGNVVPDDYTLATLSKVSSECGDLAAGKVVHGKSARIGFVLDVVVANSLMSMYCKCGELNEARKLFEEMPDRSIASWNVLVTGYASLSDDNKGKEVWDVVQNMQKVGLKLDAFTVSSLLPLCIGDSEKYNHGKELHGYILRNELEFLPDADVHLGCCLIDMYSKNNKVDAGRRIFERMKSKNVFAWTAMINGYVIFGDSEGALSLFRKMIVMYDIEPNDISLVSILPACVTHAGLSAVREIHSFAIRKKIDHGVSLSNALIDAYCKSGGLIAARRIFDGASFKDAVSWSSMISGYGLHGKGEEAVLLYNEMLMLGIKPDMITVVGVLAACGRSGLVNEGLNVYASAINDYGIEPTVEICACVVDILGRSNQLDRALQFIENMHVEAGPSVWGALVNASVMHGNHEMRDLAYSFLVRMEPENPSNYVSLSNLHASSRKWDMVAGVRKMMHQKGLRKEPGCSWIVINGRTNCFYVADKVHAASHSIYEMLDSLMGVMKGIVCYADNENQI, via the coding sequence ATGATCTCCTTCTCTGGACGGCAAACACTCAGAAACATAACCTCTCGATGCTTCTCCAAAGCCATTCTAGCCGATtctccttgttcttcttccacCCTCCTGCATTCCATTCAGCTCTGCATCGAGGACGGATCTCTGAGACTGACCCGACAGTCCCACGCTCGTGTTCTCGTCGATGGCTTTGCTGGGAACCCGTATCTGGGCACCAAGCTCATGTCTGCGTACGCCGCCTGCAAGAGCGTGCGGGATTCGAAACTGGTTTTCGATTCGTTTGACGACAAGAGCGTTTACCTGTGGAACACGCTGATTAATGGGTACGCGAAGAGTCGTGCGTACGAGGTTGCCTTCGAGGTGTTTGATCAAATGTGCCGGGGGAATGTGGTTCCCGACGATTACACGCTCGCGACCTTGTCGAAAGTTTCGAGCGAGTGTGGGGACTTGGCTGCTGGGAAAGTCGTTCATGGGAAGAGCGCGAGGATTGGGTTTGTCTTGGATGTGGTTGTGGCCAATTCTCTAATGTCGATGTACTGTAAATGCGGAGAGTTGAATGAAGCGAGGAAACTGTTCGAAGAAATGCCCGACAGAAGCATCGCTTCTTGGAATGTTCTGGTAACAGGGTATGCGAGCTTAAGTGATGATAATAAGGGTAAGGAAGTATGGGACGTTGTACAAAACATGCAGAAAGTTGGCTTAAAACTAGATGCATTCACGGTGTCGAGTCTTTTGCCTTTGTGCATTGGTGATTCTGAGAAATATAACCACGGGAAGGAGCTTCATGGCTATATATTGAGGAATGAGTTGGAGTTTCTTCCAGATGCAGATGTTCACTTGGGTTGTTGCTTGATAGACATGTACTCAAAGAACAACAAGGTGGATGCTGGGAGAAGGATATTTGAACGTATGAAATCTAAAAATGTATTTGCTTGGACAGCAATGATCAATGGTTATGTGATATTTGGAGATTCAGAGGGAGCCCTCTctctttttaggaaaatgatagtTATGTATGATATAGAACCCAATGACATATCTCTTGTAAGCATTCTCCCTGCTTGCGTAACACATGCTGGTTTATCAGCTGTGAGAGAAATTCACAGTTTTGCCATcagaaagaaaatagatcatGGTGTCTCATTGTCTAATGCTTTAATAGATGCATACTGCAAGTCGGGGGGCTTAATTGCTGCAAGGAGAATATTTGATGGTGCTTCTTTTAAGGATGCGGTCTCTTGGAGTTCCATGATTTCTGGATATGGACTTCATGGGAAGGGTGAGGAAGCCGTGCTTCTATACAATGAGATGCTAATGTTGGGAATCAAGCCTGACATGATAACAGTAGTAGGGGTTCTTGCTGCCTGTGGTCGGTCAGGATTGGTCAATGAAGGCCTTAATGTATATGCTTCAGCAATAAATGACTATGGGATTGAACCAACAGTGGAGATCTGTGCTTGTGTTGTCGACATATTAGGTCGGTCAAACCAGCTTGACCGTGCACTACAGTTTATAGAAAATATGCATGTGGAAGCTGGTCCAAGCGTTTGGGGGGCTCTTGTCAATGCTTCTGTAATGCATGGGAACCATGAGATGAGAGACTTGGCTTATAGCTTCCTTGTTCGTATGGAACCTGAGAACCCTTCAAATTATGTATCCCTATCTAATCTGCATGCTTCCTCAAGGAAATGGGATATGGTAGCTGGAGTGAGGAAAATGATGCACCAAAAGGGTTTAAGGAAGGAACCTGGATGCAGTTGGATTGTTATTAATGGTAGGACTAACTGCTTCTATGTCGCTGATAAGGTACATGCTGCTTCTCATTCCATCTATGAGATGCTGGATAGCCTTATGGGGGTAATGAAAGGAATTGTTTGTTATGCTGACAACGAGAATCAGATATAG